One window of Candidatus Mycobacterium wuenschmannii genomic DNA carries:
- a CDS encoding recombinase family protein — MSADREESTSVERQREVIVQWATTHGHLIVGWAEDVNVSGSVDPFDTPSLGPWLNDRAPEWDVICAWKLDRLGRDAIRLNKLFGWCVEHGKTVVSATEAIDLGTPVGRLIANVIGFLAEGELEAIRERTRASRAKLRQSARWPGGKPPYGFKAVPRDGGGWMLTQDREAASVVQRIVRDLLSGATMTGEARTLTAEGVCTPADHYRAQRGLQPLGRRWRTTPLRNLLTSPALLGRVHHDGELVRDDEGQPIQFAEPLVSLDEWDRIQAFVQGNRDARKDDRRSETSLLSGLAFCFACGGALHHDLNVVKRPYRTYEYRYLRCKNRCSPQIPAEKLELWAEEEFLKHLGHREVRERVWVPGDSNQEALAEAVRAVDELSAAAGRATSATMRQRLQKQLDALDARIAELEAQPAQQARWEWVATGGTYGDAWESAGTEGRRALLQRSGITFSASSPGGKSLNTDINIPAGVYTEPELTDQQRAIREGLADPNGTGANTNPDGSVTVVRSGC; from the coding sequence TTGTCCGCCGACCGGGAAGAAAGCACGTCGGTCGAGCGGCAACGCGAGGTCATAGTGCAGTGGGCCACAACCCACGGGCACCTGATCGTCGGGTGGGCCGAAGACGTCAACGTGAGCGGATCGGTCGACCCGTTCGACACCCCGTCGCTGGGGCCATGGCTGAACGACCGAGCACCCGAGTGGGATGTGATCTGCGCGTGGAAGTTGGATCGACTCGGACGAGATGCGATCAGGCTCAACAAGCTCTTCGGGTGGTGCGTCGAACACGGCAAGACGGTCGTGTCGGCCACCGAGGCGATAGACCTCGGTACGCCGGTCGGCCGGCTGATTGCGAACGTAATCGGCTTCCTGGCTGAGGGGGAGTTGGAAGCTATCCGGGAGCGCACCCGCGCGAGCCGTGCGAAGCTGCGGCAGTCCGCGCGGTGGCCAGGAGGCAAACCCCCTTACGGGTTCAAGGCCGTGCCCCGCGATGGCGGGGGGTGGATGCTAACCCAGGACCGGGAGGCCGCCTCCGTGGTCCAGAGGATCGTTCGGGACCTACTGAGCGGGGCCACGATGACCGGAGAAGCCCGCACGTTGACCGCCGAGGGTGTCTGCACACCGGCTGACCATTACCGAGCCCAGCGAGGCCTACAGCCCCTCGGGCGCCGTTGGCGGACAACGCCGCTGCGGAATCTGCTCACGTCCCCGGCCCTGTTGGGCCGCGTACACCACGACGGCGAGTTGGTCCGCGATGACGAGGGCCAGCCGATTCAGTTCGCGGAACCGCTTGTCTCGCTGGATGAGTGGGACCGGATACAGGCGTTCGTACAGGGCAACCGGGATGCCCGAAAGGACGACCGCCGATCCGAGACCAGTCTGTTGTCGGGGCTCGCGTTCTGCTTCGCTTGTGGCGGCGCGCTGCACCACGATCTGAACGTCGTGAAACGCCCGTACCGGACGTACGAGTACCGGTACCTCCGATGCAAGAACAGGTGCTCTCCTCAGATTCCGGCTGAGAAGTTGGAGTTGTGGGCCGAGGAGGAGTTTCTTAAACACTTAGGGCACCGCGAAGTCCGAGAACGTGTGTGGGTGCCCGGCGACAGCAACCAAGAGGCGCTGGCCGAGGCTGTGCGGGCTGTGGACGAACTTTCAGCGGCAGCGGGGAGGGCGACATCGGCCACGATGCGCCAACGCCTTCAGAAGCAACTCGACGCGCTCGACGCTCGGATAGCCGAACTGGAGGCCCAGCCCGCCCAGCAGGCGCGCTGGGAGTGGGTTGCAACGGGCGGCACCTACGGCGATGCGTGGGAGTCGGCTGGCACCGAAGGTAGGCGAGCGCTGCTTCAGCGATCGGGGATTACCTTCTCCGCCAGCAGTCCTGGAGGCAAATCTCTGAATACTGACATCAACATCCCTGCCGGGGTCTACACAGAGCCGGAGCTGACAGATCAGCAACGAGCCATCAGGGAGGGGTTGGCTGATCCAAACGGCACTGGAGCAAATACCAACCCGGACGGTTCGGTGACGGTCGTCCGCTCCGGATGCTGA
- a CDS encoding tRNA (cytidine(34)-2'-O)-methyltransferase encodes MLRGVPCKVMFVSPRIPPNTGNAIRTAAATGAELHLVEPLGFDLSEPNLRRAGLDYHDLASVTVHPALDDAWAAIAPQRVFAFTAHATTLFTDVSYEPDDVLMFGPEPTGLDAATLADPHITQRVRIPMLDGRRSLNLANAAAVAVYEAWRQQNFAGAV; translated from the coding sequence ATGCTACGCGGTGTTCCGTGTAAGGTGATGTTTGTCTCGCCCCGAATCCCGCCCAATACCGGTAATGCAATCCGGACGGCGGCGGCAACTGGAGCCGAATTGCATCTGGTCGAGCCGTTGGGTTTCGATTTGTCCGAGCCGAATCTGCGCCGCGCCGGATTGGACTACCACGACCTGGCGTCGGTCACCGTCCACCCGGCACTGGACGACGCGTGGGCGGCGATTGCGCCGCAGCGGGTGTTCGCGTTCACCGCGCATGCGACGACGTTGTTCACCGATGTCAGCTACGAGCCCGACGACGTGCTGATGTTCGGCCCGGAGCCCACCGGACTGGACGCCGCGACGCTGGCCGATCCACACATCACCCAGCGGGTGCGCATCCCGATGCTGGACGGCCGACGGTCGCTGAACTTGGCCAACGCCGCCGCGGTTGCGGTCTACGAGGCGTGGCGACAGCAGAATTTTGCGGGCGCGGTCTGA
- a CDS encoding error-prone DNA polymerase has protein sequence MGWSNGPPGWSEMERVLSGKPRRAGTPTVWTPADEAPRSPKRVAYQPPDEDRPSRSAVPYAELHAHSAYSFLDGASAPEELVEEAVRLGLRAIALTDHNGLYGAVRFAEAAVELDMRTVFGAELSLGSIARTEDPDPAGPHLLVLARGPEGYRRLSRQLAAAHLAGGEKGKLRFDYDALTAAAGGHWQILTGCRKGHVRSALVAGGLEAASAALADLVDRFGRRRVSVELTQHGCPGDDDVNADMAVLAQRFGLACVATTGAHFAGPSRRRLAMAMGAIRARQSLDEAAGWLAPLGGSHLRSGEEMARLFAQHPDAVTAAAELGEQCSFGLALIAPQLPPFDVPAGHTEDSWLRELTMAGALLRYGPRARARQAYTQIEHELRIIEQLKFPGYFLVVYDITRFCRENNILCQGRGSAANSAVCFALGVTAVDPVANELLFERFLSPERDGPPDIDIDIESDLRENVIQYVYDKYGRDYAAQVANVITYRSRIAVRDMARALGFSQGQQDAWSKQISHWSGRPSDIEGIPEQVIDLAEQIQNLPRHMGIHSGGMVICDRPIADVCPVEWARMANRSVLQWDKDDCAAIGLVKFDLLGLGMLSALHYVIDLVDEHKGLKVDLSTLDLSEPAVYEMLQRADSVGVFQVESRAQMATLPRLKPRVFYDLVVEVALIRPGPIQGGSVHPYIRRRNGLDPVEYDHPSMEPALRKTLGVPLFQEQLMQLAVDCAGFSGAEADQLRRAMGSKRSTERMQRLRDRFFDGMRDLHGVPDDVIDRVYEKLEAFANFGFPESHSLSFASLVFYSSWFKLHHPAAFCAALLRAQPMGFYSPQSLVADARRHGVTVHGPCVAASVVHATLENAGTEVRLGLAGVRHIGDELAEKLVEERKAHGPFTSLLDMTTRVQLSVPQTEALATAGALNCFDMSRREALWASGAAATQRPDRLPGVGSSSHVPSLPGMSEVELAAADVWATGISPDSYPTQFLRSDLDGLGVIPAADLLSVPDGDRVLVAGAVTHRQRPGTAQGVTFVNLEDETGMVNVLCTPGVWARHRKVAQTSPALLIRGQVQNASGAVTVMAERIAKLSLKVGSKSRDFR, from the coding sequence GTGGGGTGGAGCAATGGGCCGCCGGGTTGGTCGGAGATGGAGCGGGTGCTCTCCGGCAAGCCGCGCCGTGCGGGCACGCCGACGGTGTGGACGCCGGCGGACGAGGCGCCGCGGTCGCCTAAGCGAGTCGCCTACCAGCCGCCGGACGAAGACCGGCCGAGCCGTTCGGCCGTCCCGTACGCCGAACTGCATGCGCATTCGGCGTACAGCTTTCTCGACGGGGCCAGTGCCCCCGAGGAGCTGGTCGAAGAGGCGGTGCGGCTTGGCCTGCGTGCCATCGCGCTCACCGATCACAACGGGCTGTACGGCGCGGTGCGGTTCGCCGAGGCCGCCGTCGAGTTGGACATGCGCACGGTGTTCGGTGCCGAACTCTCGTTGGGATCCATCGCCCGGACCGAGGACCCCGACCCGGCCGGCCCGCATCTGCTGGTGCTGGCCCGCGGACCGGAGGGCTACCGCCGGTTGTCGCGACAGCTGGCCGCGGCACACCTGGCCGGCGGTGAGAAGGGCAAGCTGCGCTTCGACTACGACGCGCTCACCGCGGCGGCGGGTGGCCACTGGCAGATCCTGACCGGGTGCCGCAAGGGCCATGTCCGCTCCGCGTTGGTCGCCGGTGGACTGGAGGCGGCGTCGGCGGCCCTGGCCGATTTGGTGGACCGGTTCGGGCGGAGGCGTGTCAGCGTCGAATTGACCCAGCACGGCTGCCCGGGTGACGACGACGTCAACGCCGACATGGCCGTGCTGGCGCAGCGATTCGGGCTCGCTTGCGTGGCTACCACCGGCGCGCATTTCGCCGGGCCGTCGCGGCGAAGGCTGGCGATGGCGATGGGTGCGATCCGGGCCCGGCAGTCGCTGGACGAGGCGGCGGGCTGGCTCGCGCCGCTGGGCGGTTCGCATCTGCGCTCCGGTGAGGAGATGGCGCGGCTGTTCGCGCAGCACCCCGACGCGGTGACCGCCGCCGCCGAACTCGGCGAGCAGTGCTCCTTCGGCCTGGCGCTGATCGCCCCGCAGTTGCCGCCGTTTGACGTCCCGGCCGGACACACCGAGGACAGCTGGTTGCGCGAGCTGACGATGGCGGGGGCGCTGCTTCGTTACGGTCCGCGGGCCCGGGCGCGCCAGGCGTATACCCAGATCGAGCACGAGCTGAGAATCATTGAGCAACTGAAGTTTCCGGGCTACTTCCTGGTGGTCTACGACATCACCCGGTTCTGCCGGGAGAACAACATCCTGTGCCAGGGCAGGGGATCGGCGGCCAACTCGGCGGTCTGCTTCGCGCTCGGCGTCACCGCGGTCGACCCGGTGGCCAACGAGTTGCTGTTCGAGCGGTTCCTGTCGCCGGAGCGCGACGGGCCGCCCGACATCGACATCGACATCGAGTCGGACCTGCGCGAGAACGTCATCCAGTACGTCTACGACAAGTACGGTCGCGACTACGCCGCACAGGTCGCCAACGTGATCACCTATCGCAGCCGAATCGCGGTGCGCGACATGGCACGAGCCCTCGGGTTCTCCCAGGGCCAGCAGGACGCGTGGAGCAAGCAGATCAGCCACTGGAGTGGACGTCCGTCGGACATCGAGGGCATCCCCGAGCAGGTTATCGACCTGGCCGAGCAGATCCAGAACCTGCCGCGGCACATGGGCATCCACTCCGGCGGCATGGTGATCTGTGACCGGCCGATCGCCGACGTCTGCCCGGTCGAATGGGCGCGCATGGCGAACCGCAGCGTGCTGCAGTGGGACAAAGATGACTGCGCGGCAATCGGTTTGGTGAAGTTCGACCTGCTCGGGCTGGGCATGCTCTCGGCGCTGCACTACGTCATCGACCTGGTCGACGAGCACAAGGGCCTCAAGGTCGACCTGTCCACGCTGGACCTGTCCGAACCCGCGGTCTACGAGATGCTGCAGCGCGCCGACTCCGTCGGGGTGTTCCAGGTCGAGTCGCGCGCGCAGATGGCCACGCTGCCGCGGCTCAAGCCGCGGGTGTTCTACGACCTGGTGGTCGAGGTCGCGTTGATCCGCCCCGGGCCCATCCAGGGCGGGTCGGTGCACCCCTACATCCGGCGACGCAACGGCCTCGACCCGGTCGAGTACGACCACCCGTCGATGGAGCCGGCGTTGCGGAAGACGTTGGGAGTGCCGCTGTTTCAGGAGCAGTTGATGCAACTCGCGGTGGACTGCGCCGGCTTTTCCGGCGCTGAGGCCGATCAGCTGCGCCGGGCCATGGGATCCAAGCGGTCGACCGAACGCATGCAGCGGTTGCGCGACCGGTTCTTCGACGGCATGCGGGATCTGCACGGTGTCCCCGACGACGTGATCGACCGGGTTTACGAAAAGCTAGAGGCCTTTGCGAATTTCGGCTTCCCGGAAAGTCATTCGCTGAGCTTCGCGTCGCTGGTGTTCTACTCGTCGTGGTTCAAGCTGCATCACCCGGCGGCGTTCTGCGCGGCGCTGCTGCGGGCGCAGCCGATGGGGTTCTACTCGCCGCAGTCGCTGGTGGCCGACGCCCGACGGCACGGCGTGACCGTGCACGGACCGTGCGTCGCGGCCAGCGTCGTGCACGCCACGCTGGAGAACGCCGGGACCGAGGTGCGACTGGGTCTCGCCGGGGTCCGTCATATCGGCGACGAGCTGGCCGAGAAGCTGGTCGAGGAGCGAAAAGCACATGGCCCCTTCACTTCTCTGCTGGACATGACGACCCGGGTCCAGCTGTCCGTGCCGCAGACCGAGGCGCTGGCCACCGCGGGCGCGCTGAACTGCTTCGACATGTCGCGGCGCGAGGCGCTGTGGGCGTCCGGCGCGGCCGCCACCCAACGGCCGGACCGGCTGCCGGGTGTCGGCTCGTCGTCGCATGTCCCGTCGCTGCCCGGAATGAGCGAGGTGGAGTTGGCCGCCGCCGACGTATGGGCCACCGGCATCTCGCCGGACAGCTACCCGACTCAGTTCCTGCGCTCGGACCTCGACGGGCTGGGGGTGATTCCCGCGGCCGATCTGCTGTCGGTGCCCGACGGAGATCGGGTGCTGGTCGCCGGGGCGGTCACCCATCGGCAGCGGCCCGGTACCGCACAGGGGGTGACGTTCGTCAACCTCGAGGACGAGACCGGGATGGTCAACGTGCTGTGCACCCCCGGGGTGTGGGCGCGGCACCGCAAGGTGGCCCAGACGTCGCCGGCGCTGCTGATTCGCGGCCAGGTCCAAAACGCCAGTGGCGCAGTCACTGTCATGGCCGAGCGGATCGCCAAGCTCAGCTTGAAAGTCGGATCGAAGTCCCGCGATTTCCGGTGA
- a CDS encoding nitroreductase family protein yields MALNLSVDELLTTTRSVRKRLDFEKPVSREVLMECLDLALQAPTGSNSQGWQWVFIEDEAEKKAIGDIYLDNARGYLKAPAQEYADGDTRGERMPAVRDSASYLAEHIHEAPVLMIPCIEGREDQTPMGGAGFWASLHPAVWSFCLALRSRGLGTCWTTLHLIRGGEQKVADIVGIPHEKFSQGGLFPIAYTKGTDFKPAKRLPADQLTHWNTW; encoded by the coding sequence ATGGCCCTCAACCTTTCAGTCGACGAACTGCTCACCACCACTCGCTCAGTCCGCAAGCGTCTCGACTTCGAGAAGCCGGTATCGCGCGAGGTCCTGATGGAATGTCTCGACCTGGCGCTGCAGGCGCCGACCGGCTCCAATTCCCAAGGCTGGCAATGGGTTTTCATCGAGGACGAGGCCGAGAAGAAGGCGATCGGCGATATCTACCTGGACAACGCCCGGGGCTACCTGAAGGCGCCGGCGCAGGAGTACGCCGACGGCGACACCCGCGGCGAGCGGATGCCCGCGGTTCGCGACTCGGCGTCCTACCTGGCCGAGCACATTCACGAAGCGCCGGTGCTGATGATTCCGTGCATCGAGGGCCGCGAAGACCAGACCCCCATGGGCGGTGCGGGGTTCTGGGCGTCATTGCATCCCGCCGTCTGGAGTTTCTGTCTCGCTCTGCGCTCACGCGGGCTGGGCACCTGCTGGACGACGTTGCACCTGATCCGTGGCGGCGAGCAAAAAGTCGCCGACATCGTCGGCATCCCGCACGAAAAGTTCAGTCAGGGCGGCCTTTTCCCGATCGCCTACACCAAGGGCACCGACTTCAAGCCGGCCAAGCGGCTTCCCGCCGACCAGCTCACCCACTGGAACACCTGGTAG